Genomic window (Deltaproteobacteria bacterium):
TTGGCCCATGACAGGTCCGTGTCCGGTGCCGAATCCTACCGAGCGAGTCGAACCATGTTCAAAAAAATTTTTCTGGCCCTGCTTCTGGTCGCCGTCATCGCGGGCGGGTTGGCCGGGATCAAGGCCCTGCAGATCAAAAAAATGATCAGTCAGGGCGAGTCCTTTGTCATGCCGCCGGCCGTTGTCTCCACGGCCAATGCCACGGCCGACTCCTGGGAAACGGTCCTGACCGCCATCGGTTCGGTCACGGCCGTGCAGGGCGTGACCCTGACGGCGGAAACTCCAGGTCAGGTGGAGCGTATTTTTTTTGACTCCGGGGACAAGGTCGCGACTGGGGATGTGCTTGTTCAGCTCGACATCAGTCAGGAAACGGCCCAACTCCGCGCCCTGGAGGCCAGCGCCAATCTGGCCGCCATCAATTTGAAGCGTTACAGCTCTCTCTTGGCCCAGCAGAGCACGGCCAGGGCCGAATACGACAAGGCCCAGGCCGAGCATCGGCAGCTCGTGGCGGAAATGGACGCCATCCGGGCCGTCATCGCCAAAAAGACCGTGCGGGCGCCCTTTGCCGGAACCCTCGGATTGCGTCAGGTCAACCTGGGCCAGAATCTGGGAGAATCCGACCCCATTGCCAGCTTGCAGCGGCTTGATCAGGTGCACGTGGAGTTTGTCCTGCCGCAGCAACAGGTACACATGGTCCGCACCGGGAATATGGTCCGCGTCACGTCCGACGCCCTGCCCGGCCAGACCGTGGGCGGCCTGCTCAAGGCCATCGAGCCCCTGGCCGATAGCGCGACGCGCACCGTGCGCATGCAGGCCGTGCTGGACAATCCGGACGAGCTTCTGCGGCCGGGCATGTTTGTCAACGTCGGGGTGGTGTTGCCGGAAAAGCGCGACGTGGTGGTCATTCCGGCCACGGCCGTGCTGTCGGCGGCTTATGGCAGTTCGGTGTTTGTGGTCGAGGCGGCCAACGCCACCAACGCCACCAATGCGCCGGGCGGTTTGGTCTTGCGCCAGCAGTTCGTCAAACTGGGTGAGCGACGGGGTGATTTCGTGACGGTCCAAGGCGGCGTGAATCCCGGCGACACAGTGGTCAGCACCGGCGTGTTCAAATACCGCCACGGTCAATCCGTGGTCGAGGACAACACCCTGGCCCCGGGCTTCGAACTCGCGCCCCGGCCGGAAAATTCCTGACCGCTAGGGTTGGTGCACGCATGAAATTTACCGACATTTTCATCCGCCGCCCGGTTCTGGCACTGGTTGTCAATCTGCTGATCGTCATCGCCGGGGCCCAGGCCGTGGCCAATCTTTCGGTCCGGCAGTATCCGCGCAGCGACAACGCCATGGTCACCGTGACCACGACCTATGTCGGAGCCAGTGCCGAGCTGGTGCGCGGCTTCATCACCACGCCGCTTGAACGGGCCATCGCCGCGGCCGACGGCATCGACTATATCCAGTCCGAAAGCGCCCAGAATCTGTCCACCATCAAGGTTCGCCTGAAGATCAACTACGATCCCATCAAGGCTCTGTCCGAGATCAGCGCCAAGGTCGATCAGGTCCGGGGTGATCTGCCACCCGAGGCCGAGGTGCCGATCATCAATGTCGAATCGGCCGACAGCCAGTTCGCCTCGGCCTATCTGAGTTTTTCCTCGACCGATCTGGAGCAGAACCAGATCACGGATTTCCTCATGCGCGTGGTCCAGCCCCGTCTTTCCACCCTGGAGGGAGTGCAGCGGGCCGACATTTTGGGCGCGCGGACTTTTGCCATGCGCATCTGGCTCAAGCCGGATCGCATGGCCGCCCTGAATGTTTCGCCCCAAGCCGTGCGCGAAGTTTTGGCCGCCAACAACTATCTCTCAGCCCTTGGCCAGACCAAGGGCGGGCTGATTCAGATCAACCTGACGGCCGACACGGATTTGCGTTCGGTCGAGGAATTTAAACAGTTGGCCGTGCGCGAGGAGAACGGGGCCGTGATCCGGCTGGGGGACATCGCCGACGTGGCCCTGGGCGCCGAGGATTACGGGGCGGAAGTGCGCTTCACCGGCAAGACGGCCGTGTTCATCGGCGTCTGGCCCCTGCCCAATGCCAATTCCATCGACGTCATCAAGCTGGTCCGCGAGGAAATGGCGGCCATCCAGAAATCCCTGCCCTCGGGCATGGACGGGCGCATCGCCTATGACGCCACGGAATATATCAACAGCGCCATCCACGAGGTGCTGAAGACTCTGGGCGACACGCTCGTCATCGTGGTCATCATCATTTTTTTGTTCATGGGATCGTTTCGGGCCGTGGCCATTCCGGTTATCGCCATTCCTTTGTCCCTGATCGGGGCCGTGTTTTTGATGCAGGCTTTTGGCTTCACCGTAAATCTGCTGACCCTGCTGGCCGTGGTTTTGTCCGTTGGACTGGTGGTGGACGACGCCATTGTCGTGGTCGAGAACGTGGAACGACATCTGGCCCATGGCAAATCGCCCCTGGACGCGGCCATTCTCGGAGCGAGGGAACTGATCGGGCCGCTTGTCGCCATGACCGTGACCCTGGCCGCGGTGTACGCGCCCATCGGCCTTCAGGGCGGGCTGACCGGATCGCTCTTTCGCGAGTTCGCCTTTACCCTGGCCGGGGCCGTGACCATTTCCGGCATCGTCGCCCTGACCCTGTCGCCGGTCATGTCGGCCAAGATGCTCAAGCCCGGTTTGGAAGAGCACGGTCTGGCCGGCCGCATCGCCCGTGGTTTTGACCGCTTGCGGCATTTTTATGGCCGTCTTCTGGACGCGACCCTCAATGCCCGTCCGGCCATTTATCTGCTTTGGATTGTCATCAGCGTCCTGTCCGTGCCCATGTTCATGATGTCGGCCACGGAACTGGCCCCTTCCGAGGACGAGGGCGTCATTTTCGGCATTCTTGACGCATCGGCCGACGCGACCCTGGACCAGACCCGTGTTTTCGCCGAAGCCGCCAATCAGGTTTTCATGAGCGAACCCGAAGCGCAGTTCACCTTTCAGGTGACCTTTCCGTCCAGCGGGTTTTGCGGTCTGGTCGTCGCGCCCTGGGAACAGCGTAACCGGACCGTGGCCGAAATTTTGCCCGGGGTGCAGGCCGGCCTTGGCGCCATTCCGGGCATCCAGATGTTTCCGGTCACGCCCCCGGCCCTGCCCGGCGGTGGTGATTTTCCGGTGGAATTCATCATCGCGTCCACGGCCGAGCAGGATCAGATTCTGGAATTCGCCCGCCAGATCCAGGTCAAGGCCATGCAGAGCGGCATGTTTGCCTTTCCACCGCTGATCGACGTCAAAATCGACCAGCCCCAGGCCGAGCTGGTCATCGACCGTGACAAGGTCGCGGCCATGAATCTGAATTTGGCCTCGGTGGGCGGGGATGTCGCGGCCATGGTCGGCGGCAACTACGTCAACCGGTTCAACATCGACGGTCGCAGCTACAAGGTTGTCCCCCAGGTGCAGCGCATGGACCGGCTCACGCCGGAGCAGCTGGGGAACATTCACGTATCCGGGCCGGCCGGACAGCTTGTGCCGCTGTCGACCATCGCCCATGTCGAGCATTCCACGGTGGCCCGCTCCCTGAATCGTTTCCAGCAGCTCAATGCGGTCAAGATCAGCGGCGTGGCCATCCGCCCTTTGGATGAGGCGTTGCGCTACCTTGAAGGCGAGGCCCAGAAAATTCTGCCAAAGGGATATGTCCTCGACTATACTGGGGATTCGCGCCAGTTGCGGACCGAGGGCAACAAGTTTCTGGCCGCGTTCGGTCTGGCCGTGGTGCTTATCTTCCTGGTTCTGGCCGCGCAGTTCAACAGCTTTCGCGATCCCTTCGTTATTCTGGCCGGCTCCGTGCCCTTGGCCATGTTTGGCGCCCTTGTCTTCACTTTTTTGAAAATGCCGGACCCGAATGTGGCGTTTTGGACCTCGGGCTGGACCACGACCATGAACATCTATTCCCAGGTCGGATTGGTCACCCTGGTCGGACTGGTTTCCAAGAACGGCATTCTTATCGTCGAGTTCGCCAATCAGCTCCAGAAGCTGGGACGCCCCAAACGCGAGGCCGTACGTGAAGCGGCTCTGACGCGGTTGCGGCCTATTCTCATGACCACGGGCGCGACCATCGCCGGCCATTTTCCTCTGACCCTGGTCACGGGCGCGGGCGCGGCGGCGCGTAACTCCATTGGCCTCGTTCTGGTCGGCGGCATCACCATCGGCACACTGTTCACGCTGTTCATCATCCCGTCCATCTATATGCTGGTTGCCCGCGACCATTCCCATGATCGGGAAAAGGATGCCGTTGGGCGCGATCTGGCTGGCGGGGATTCGCTGGTGGGATAGAACTCGCGGTGCTGGCCCTGGGTTGGGCCGTCTGGGGCGGGCTCCACAGCGTGTTGATCGATCCCCGCCGGGAGGCCGTCTTTTGTCGTCGTTTCCCCTGTCTTTGCCCGTGCTTCCGCCTGATCTACAACGCGTTGGCCGTTTTGACCCTGATACCGCTTCTGCTGGCCGGGCGAGCCCTGGCCGGAGCGCCTCTTTTTTCCTGGAGCGGTCCGCTGCTGCCGGTGCGCGTGGTGTTGCTCGGCGCGGCGGTGTATCTGGCCTGGGGCGGGGCGCGACAGTATGATTTGGGTTGGGTCGCGGGCCTTGCGCAGCTCCGACCCGGTGGTGCCGGGGCCCGTCCGCCCCGCGCCACGGATTTGCGGACCTCGGGCGTCCTGGCCCGGGTCCGGCATCCCTGGTATGGGAGCGCGCTTCTTCTGCTCTGGACTCATGCCGGCGCGTATGACGCCGCCGGGCTGGTCACCAGCCTGACCCTGTCGGCCTATGTCGTCATCGGGGCCCGCCTGGAAGAGCGCCGGCTCCTGCGCGCGCACGGCCGGATTTACGCGGAGTATCGGTCGCGCACGGCCATGTTTTTTCCGTGGCCCTAGCGCGTGGCCACGATGATTCCGCCCAGAATTCCGGCCGCGCTGGCCGCGTGCAGCCAACTCATGGGTTCTCCCAGGAAAAGATACGCCACGCCGCCGCTGAAAAGGGGCAGACTGTAGTAGATCAGTCCAGCCACGGACGGTCCGATGATGGTCACGGCCTTGTTCCACATGGCGTAGGCGGCCAGTGACGCCCCCAGGCCGATATAGAGAATCGCGCCCATCACCTCGGGCGTGACCGTGGGAAAGCCATTCCTGGAGATTTCCCAGCCCGCCCAGGGCAGCAGAAACACGATCCCCACTCCGAACAGAACCAGCAGGAACACGGATTGGCTCAGACAGGTCGCGCAGCGTCGGATGAGAATGCTGTAGGCCGCGAAGAGCATGGCCGCGAGGGTCATCCAGAGGTCGCCGATGGCGAAGTCAAGGCGCGTCAGTCGGGAAAGGTCGCCGTCGGTGATCAAGAGCAACACGCCGGCCAGGGCCAGGCACAGGCCGAGGAGCTTGCGCGGGCCCAGGGCCTCGCCCAGAAAGACGCGGGCCAGGAGCATGATGAAGATCGGCGTGGACGTGGCAATGAGGGACAGATTCAGGGCCGTGCTGGTTTTCGCCGCCGTGTACAGCAGGGTGTTGAAGGTGGTCACGCCGAGGATGGCCATGGGGACCATGGTCGGCAGGCAACGGCCGATGGCTGCCCGCTCCCGCCACGCCGCCCGGCTGGCCAGGGGCAGCAGCCCCAAAAAGGCGACGCCCCAACGGAGCAGGGACAGGGTGGCTGGTTCGACGATTTGGTTCAGGCCACGGGCGACAATGAAGTTGCCGGACCAGATGATGGTCGCGCCCAGGGCGAGGAGGGCGCCGGACATGGTGTGCGAGGCGGGGGAATGTTTCATGGCTCCGGGAGGGCAAGGGTGACAAAACGACAATGGCCCCGAGTTTCCTTGAACTTGGGGCCATTGTCGAGTTTTTCCCGGCAGTTGTCCGGGGCGTGGCTATTGCTGGGCCGGTGTCTCGGCGGTCGGGACGTTGCCCGCGTTCATGCCGCTCGTCATGGGGCAGTTCATGCCTCCCATGCCGTGGCCCTTGCCGCCCATCATGCCGCATCCCGATCCGCCCATGGGCATGATGCCCGTGCCGGCCAGTTGTTTGCGCAACGCCACGTGGTCCGCGTACAGCTTGGCGCGAAGCTCGCCGATATCCTTGGTCAGGGCGTTGATCCGGGCTTCGTCCGGCTTTTCGGCGTAAAGCTGGGCGTTGAGTTCCGATTCCTTGACAAAAACCTGTTGGCGCAGCTCGGCCGTGGCCGCCGTGTGCTCGGCGTGGAATTTCTGCATGACGGCCTGCTGTTCCGGAGTCAGGGCGCCCATGCCGCAGCCCCGTGCCCCATGACCGCGCATGCCGTGCCCCTGGGCGTTGGCCAGGCCGGTGAAGGTGACGATCAGAGCCAGGGCCAGAGCCAGGGTCATTGTCTTGCGGTTGGTTTTCATGTTCATTCTCCGTGTGGAAGGTTGGTGGTTGTGGACTCCCCTTGTCGGGCGCGGCCGGAGTGCATGGCACGTCTCGTGGGGGATGATTCATCTCAAGGCAATGCTCGTGCCATATTCGGAATAATTTTTTATCATCTGAAATTATTATGTTTTTCGGAAAAGCTGAGGTGGCGGCCTGGGTTATGCGATATTCTTGGTGGGTAAAATCGTGACGTCGATCTGGACATCATGGGTAAAACGGTTACAGGTCGGGCCATGGAGCGTGGCATGAAATCCTGGAACGAACGCAACGTGGCCCTCAATCCCTGGCTGGTGGGGGGGGTGGCCCTTATTTTGGGCTTGGCGGTGTTGGTTTTCGCCATACGCAACGTGCAGCGGACCAAGGCGCATATGCTCCGGAGCTCCTTGGCGCACGCCGAGGCCCTGGTCTGGGCCCTGGAGGCTGGCACGCGCGTCGGCATGGGCCGGCATGATGGTCCGAAGTATTTCCAAACCCTGGTGGAGGAGACGGCCAAGCAACGCGGTATTGTTCACGTGGTCGTGACCGACGCCCGGGGGCTGGTGCTGGCTCATGACAACGCCACCCTCGTCGGTTCGTCCTGGTACGCCCCCCAGGGCATGACCCGGCTTGGGCCCGGCGGCGAGACCCAGGGGCATTTCCGGGTTTTGTCCGACGGGGTTCGGATTTTCGAGGCCTATAAGCATTTCGAACCCATGCCGGGAACGCATCGCTCCGCGTGGTGTGGCGGCATGGGCGCGAGCGGGCATGGGCCGGTCCGGCATGCCCCATGCGTGCCGGACGATAGCGGCGCGGGGAGCGCGGCCCTGGAGGAGGCGGTCATTTTTGTCGGCCTGGACACGGCACCCTTGGCGGCGGCCGTGGCCGCGGAAATCCGTACCAGCGCCATCATTGGTGGCTTGGTCGTGCTCATGGGTCTGGGCGGATTCATGTCCCTGTTCTGGTCCCAACATTACCGCCTTTCCCGCCGCCAGCTACGGGACGCCCAGGCTTTTGCCTCCGAGGTCGTGACCAGCCTGCCCCTTGGTCTGGTGACCACGGACCCGGATGGTCGCGTGGTTCTGGCCAATGCCCGGGCCGCCCGCCTTCTGGGCCGCGAGGGCCTGGATCTGACCGGCCTCAAAACCCGCGCCTTGGGCGGGCTGGATTGGGACGAAATCATCCGGCACCTGTCCGAGACCGGGGCCGTGCTGGAGCGGGACACGCAGCTCGATTTCGGGACCGGTCGTCCGACGCCCGTTGGTCTGGGCGCTTCGCGCGTGGTCAACGGCGATGGCCAGGTCCTGGGGTATTTGTTCTTGTTGCGGGATCAGACCGAGTTGCTGCGTCTGCGGGAGCAGGTCCGCCGTGACGAGCGTTTGGCCGCCTTGGGCAATCTGGCCGCCGGCGTTGCGCACGAGATCCGCAACCCCTTGAGTTCCATCAAGGGATTTGCCACGTATCTCGCCGGCAAGGTTCAGGGCGCGGATCGGGACGCGGCCAGGGCCATGGTGCGGGAAACGGACCGCCTGAACCGGGTGGTGTCGGAGCTGCTGGAGTTCGCCCGGCCGACCCGGATGCGTCTGGCCGACACGGACGTGAACCGGGTCGTGGAACGGGCTCTGCGCTTGATCCGAAGCGATGTCGAAGCCAAGGGCGTG
Coding sequences:
- a CDS encoding efflux RND transporter periplasmic adaptor subunit is translated as MFKKIFLALLLVAVIAGGLAGIKALQIKKMISQGESFVMPPAVVSTANATADSWETVLTAIGSVTAVQGVTLTAETPGQVERIFFDSGDKVATGDVLVQLDISQETAQLRALEASANLAAINLKRYSSLLAQQSTARAEYDKAQAEHRQLVAEMDAIRAVIAKKTVRAPFAGTLGLRQVNLGQNLGESDPIASLQRLDQVHVEFVLPQQQVHMVRTGNMVRVTSDALPGQTVGGLLKAIEPLADSATRTVRMQAVLDNPDELLRPGMFVNVGVVLPEKRDVVVIPATAVLSAAYGSSVFVVEAANATNATNAPGGLVLRQQFVKLGERRGDFVTVQGGVNPGDTVVSTGVFKYRHGQSVVEDNTLAPGFELAPRPENS
- a CDS encoding periplasmic heavy metal sensor; translated protein: MKTNRKTMTLALALALIVTFTGLANAQGHGMRGHGARGCGMGALTPEQQAVMQKFHAEHTAATAELRQQVFVKESELNAQLYAEKPDEARINALTKDIGELRAKLYADHVALRKQLAGTGIMPMGGSGCGMMGGKGHGMGGMNCPMTSGMNAGNVPTAETPAQQ
- a CDS encoding DMT family transporter; this encodes MKHSPASHTMSGALLALGATIIWSGNFIVARGLNQIVEPATLSLLRWGVAFLGLLPLASRAAWRERAAIGRCLPTMVPMAILGVTTFNTLLYTAAKTSTALNLSLIATSTPIFIMLLARVFLGEALGPRKLLGLCLALAGVLLLITDGDLSRLTRLDFAIGDLWMTLAAMLFAAYSILIRRCATCLSQSVFLLVLFGVGIVFLLPWAGWEISRNGFPTVTPEVMGAILYIGLGASLAAYAMWNKAVTIIGPSVAGLIYYSLPLFSGGVAYLFLGEPMSWLHAASAAGILGGIIVATR
- a CDS encoding multidrug efflux protein, whose amino-acid sequence is MKFTDIFIRRPVLALVVNLLIVIAGAQAVANLSVRQYPRSDNAMVTVTTTYVGASAELVRGFITTPLERAIAAADGIDYIQSESAQNLSTIKVRLKINYDPIKALSEISAKVDQVRGDLPPEAEVPIINVESADSQFASAYLSFSSTDLEQNQITDFLMRVVQPRLSTLEGVQRADILGARTFAMRIWLKPDRMAALNVSPQAVREVLAANNYLSALGQTKGGLIQINLTADTDLRSVEEFKQLAVREENGAVIRLGDIADVALGAEDYGAEVRFTGKTAVFIGVWPLPNANSIDVIKLVREEMAAIQKSLPSGMDGRIAYDATEYINSAIHEVLKTLGDTLVIVVIIIFLFMGSFRAVAIPVIAIPLSLIGAVFLMQAFGFTVNLLTLLAVVLSVGLVVDDAIVVVENVERHLAHGKSPLDAAILGARELIGPLVAMTVTLAAVYAPIGLQGGLTGSLFREFAFTLAGAVTISGIVALTLSPVMSAKMLKPGLEEHGLAGRIARGFDRLRHFYGRLLDATLNARPAIYLLWIVISVLSVPMFMMSATELAPSEDEGVIFGILDASADATLDQTRVFAEAANQVFMSEPEAQFTFQVTFPSSGFCGLVVAPWEQRNRTVAEILPGVQAGLGAIPGIQMFPVTPPALPGGGDFPVEFIIASTAEQDQILEFARQIQVKAMQSGMFAFPPLIDVKIDQPQAELVIDRDKVAAMNLNLASVGGDVAAMVGGNYVNRFNIDGRSYKVVPQVQRMDRLTPEQLGNIHVSGPAGQLVPLSTIAHVEHSTVARSLNRFQQLNAVKISGVAIRPLDEALRYLEGEAQKILPKGYVLDYTGDSRQLRTEGNKFLAAFGLAVVLIFLVLAAQFNSFRDPFVILAGSVPLAMFGALVFTFLKMPDPNVAFWTSGWTTTMNIYSQVGLVTLVGLVSKNGILIVEFANQLQKLGRPKREAVREAALTRLRPILMTTGATIAGHFPLTLVTGAGAAARNSIGLVLVGGITIGTLFTLFIIPSIYMLVARDHSHDREKDAVGRDLAGGDSLVG
- a CDS encoding PAS domain-containing protein; the protein is MGKTVTGRAMERGMKSWNERNVALNPWLVGGVALILGLAVLVFAIRNVQRTKAHMLRSSLAHAEALVWALEAGTRVGMGRHDGPKYFQTLVEETAKQRGIVHVVVTDARGLVLAHDNATLVGSSWYAPQGMTRLGPGGETQGHFRVLSDGVRIFEAYKHFEPMPGTHRSAWCGGMGASGHGPVRHAPCVPDDSGAGSAALEEAVIFVGLDTAPLAAAVAAEIRTSAIIGGLVVLMGLGGFMSLFWSQHYRLSRRQLRDAQAFASEVVTSLPLGLVTTDPDGRVVLANARAARLLGREGLDLTGLKTRALGGLDWDEIIRHLSETGAVLERDTQLDFGTGRPTPVGLGASRVVNGDGQVLGYLFLLRDQTELLRLREQVRRDERLAALGNLAAGVAHEIRNPLSSIKGFATYLAGKVQGADRDAARAMVRETDRLNRVVSELLEFARPTRMRLADTDVNRVVERALRLIRSDVEAKGVVVDFVPDPGLPLARLDAERLSQALLNLFLNAVQAMNAGGVLGVAAGLEGGRLAVRVTDTGQGMPPELLPDIFNPYFTTKPSGTGLGLAIVHGIVEAHGGEITVHSQIGQGTEFTLFFPLTPEHS